The sequence below is a genomic window from Lysobacter capsici.
GCGCCACCGCCATCTTCGGCGCGGCCCACGGGCGCAGCAGGCCGGCCAGCATCGCGCCGAAGTCCGGATCGCGCCGGCGCACGGCGGCGTCGCGTTCGTCGTGCTCGTTGACCAGGTCGGCGCTGAGCAGCGCCTCGCCGAGCGGCGCGGCCAGCGCATGCAGGCGCACGAAGGTGTCGGGTTCGACCATGCAGTCGGGATTGACGAACACCAGCCAGTCGTCGGCGCGCGCCGGTTCCAGGTCGGCCACGCCCTGGTTGCAGCCGACCGAGAAGCCGGGGTTGTCGGGATTGGCGACGAAACGCAGGCGCGGGTCGAGCGAGGCGTGGCGCTGCACGATCTCCAGGGTGCCGTCGTCGGATTGATTGTCGACGACGCGGATCGCGGCGACGCCGGTGCAGTCGCGCAGCCGGCCCAGGCATTCGTCGATGGTCGCGGCGCTGCGGTAGCTGACCACGATCGCCTGGAATTCCGCCGAGGCCGGCAGGGGGCGCGGATCAGAGGAAGAGGTCACGTTGCGGTTCCGGTGGGCCGACGCGTTCGAGGCGTTCGGCGAGGTGTTGGCGCAGCTCGCGCAAGGGATCGTGCATCAGGAAATTCGCCAGCCGCGCATGCCAGTCGGGCCAGCGCGAGGCCAGCGCGTCCATGTCGCCGTCGCTCGGGCGGCCTTCGCCCAGGCGCGCGACGTAGGCGGTATCGCACAGCACGTTGCGCCAGCCCAGGCCGGACAGGCGCAGCGACAGGTCGGTCAGCGCGGCGTACCACGAGCCGTAGCTGGCCGCGTCCAGGCCGCCGGCGCGGCGGCGCGCGCTGCCGCGCAGCAGCACGGCGTGGCCGATCGCCGCCGGCAATTCCGGGTGTGCGGCCGGCATCTGCGCCAGCGCGCGGGCCAGGCGTTCGGCGTCGTCGGCGTCGGGCAAGGGCGCGATCTCGCCGATGCGCGGCCACGCGGCGGCTTCGCCGGCGTTGCACCACGGCGTGGCCGAGGCGATCGCGCGATCGACCGACAGGCACGCGCTCAGGCGCGACAGCCAGCCCGGCGCGGGCACCGCATCGGCGGCGAGCACGGCCACGTCGGCCTCGCCGCAGGCGCTGAGCACTTCGTCCAGGTGCGCGACCTCGCCGATGCCACGCTGGCGGCGGCTGTAGTCGGCCTTGAGCGCGGTGCGCTGCAGCCAGCGTTCGATGATGGCGTAGCCGCGCGGCCCGGATTGGGCGTCGTCGGCCAGCCACACCCGCGTACCCGGCGGGGTGCACAACTCCAGCGCGGCCAGGCAGGCGTCGAGGGCGTCGTCGTCGACGCCGACCGGCACCACCACGATCGGCAGTTCGCTCATGGCGCTTGCGCGTGCATGACGCGGGCGGTGGGCGGCGCAATCCCGGCCGGGCCGCGCGCGGGCGGCGGCGCGGCGGGGTGGAGCGCGGACGGGTGCTGACGTTCGGGCATCTGCGCGTTCGTAAGGGACGCGCATAGTGTGCGCGATCGGGGACGGGTGCGGGTGATGGCGGTGTCGGGGCGCCGGGTACGGGCCGGGGCGGCGGATACGGGCGCTTTTGTGGGAGGGAGCTTTGGCCCCGATGCTTTTCTTTCAGATCACCTTGCCGGAACGAAAAGCTTCGGGGCTGAAGCTCCCTCCCACAAAAGCCCCCGGCAATAGGCTCCGTCTTGAGAGGCGTTTCCGGTCGACGCCGAACGGGGCAATCCAACGCAAACGGGGCCGGCGATGCCGGCCCCGTTCGATCCGCCGCCGTGGAAACCTCCACGGCGAGGGGCTTATTTCTTCTTCGGATTCAACGGTTCCATCGCGCGGAAACGACGGCTGTATTCGTCGGTCAGGTCGCGCGATTCCTGCGGATTGCGCACCAGGGTCGGGGTCAGCAGGATGATGGTTTCGCGGCGCGTGGTGCTGGTGTTCTGCTTGCCGAACAGGCCGCCGAGCACCGGAATCCGGCTCAGCCCGGGGAAGCCGTTGGAGCCGCGCGTGGTGGTGTCGGAGATCAGGCCGGCCAGCAGCACCGTCTCGCCGCTCTGCACCGCGGCCTCGGTCTTGAGCTTCTTGGTGTTGATGGTGACGTTGGTGCTGCCGTTGATCGCGTTACCCGCCGAGCTGACTTCCTGCACGATGTCCATGAACACCATGCCGTCGCGGCTCACGCGCGGACGCACCTTGAGGATCACGCCGGTGTCGAGGTACTGCACCTGGCTGTAGGTATTGTTGTTGCCGGTGCCGGTGTTGACCGAGACCGATTCGATCGGAATGCGCGTGCCGACGTTGAGCGTGGCTTCGGCGTTGTTGCGCACGAACACCGACGGCGATTGAAGGATGTGGATGTCGGTGACCTTGTCCAGGGCCGTGAGCACCGCGGCGGCGTTGTTCTTGATCAACGACCAGGCCAGGCCGTCGCCGCTCTTGCCGCCGATGCTGCCGGCGATGGTGCTCCACTTCGCCGGCACCAGCGGATTGGTGCTGCGGTTGAGATCGCCGAAGCCGTTGTCGATGGTGGCGCGTTCGAGGAACCACTGCACGCCGTATTCCAGGCCGTTGGTGAGTTCGACCTCGGCCACCTGCGCTTCGATGTGGACCTGCATCGGCATCACGTCGAGCTTCTCGATCACGTT
It includes:
- a CDS encoding glycosyltransferase family 2 protein, translating into MTSSSDPRPLPASAEFQAIVVSYRSAATIDECLGRLRDCTGVAAIRVVDNQSDDGTLEIVQRHASLDPRLRFVANPDNPGFSVGCNQGVADLEPARADDWLVFVNPDCMVEPDTFVRLHALAAPLGEALLSADLVNEHDERDAAVRRRDPDFGAMLAGLLRPWAAPKMAVAPDDRQELQTVDATSGALMLMPRRLFARIGGFDEGYRLHAEDLDLCRRVRESDATVAVANHVRVMHVRGVSSRSRPFFVEWNKHRGLWRYFSKFEAPRRGALVRAGVFAAIWLRFPIAALRAAFR
- a CDS encoding glycosyltransferase, translated to MSELPIVVVPVGVDDDALDACLAALELCTPPGTRVWLADDAQSGPRGYAIIERWLQRTALKADYSRRQRGIGEVAHLDEVLSACGEADVAVLAADAVPAPGWLSRLSACLSVDRAIASATPWCNAGEAAAWPRIGEIAPLPDADDAERLARALAQMPAAHPELPAAIGHAVLLRGSARRRAGGLDAASYGSWYAALTDLSLRLSGLGWRNVLCDTAYVARLGEGRPSDGDMDALASRWPDWHARLANFLMHDPLRELRQHLAERLERVGPPEPQRDLFL